One genomic segment of Hippoglossus hippoglossus isolate fHipHip1 chromosome 22, fHipHip1.pri, whole genome shotgun sequence includes these proteins:
- the wdr89 gene encoding WD repeat-containing protein 89 yields MECVEEKFKGLSIARRSRPVEATYLLHVALQPSDLLAVSCSNFTIQLHNKHTLTRVGEHRGHTAPLCGVTFAHSSPDLLYSGSADGTVRGWDVRRPGTEAVQMFKSDPSHLYCSFDLSCSDMLLCAGTEKVSEDSFLVFWDARKPGGGLLGSYCESHSDDITHVRFHPNDKDRLASGSTDGLVNVFDLSQGAEEEALLATCNGVSSTGSVCWSGAGYTQLLCLSLDEGLHLWDLSQLDTEEPLAVFSTCDARSLTLLEDGGGVDYLVGGTWLEETQTLLVLGGKNSGELHLMECDDRGLRLLRSLKGGHASTVRCFLWDAAEEALVTGGEDAQLLLWKPGGVELKAGKRESMKSESDFRLKSRAHKKHNFQKEKKTKS; encoded by the coding sequence ATGGAGTGTGTGGAGGAGAAGTTTAAAGGTCTGTCCATCGCCCGGCGCTCTCGTCCAGTCGAAGCCACCTACCTGCTGCACGTGGCGCTGCAGCCATCGGACCTGCTGGCAGTGTCCTGCTCCAACTTCACCATCCAGCTGCACAACAAGCACACTCTCACCCGGGTGGGGGAGCACCGGGGACACACCGCCCCGCTGTGTGGGGTCACCTTCGCCCACAGCTCCCCGGACCTCCTCTACTCTGGCTCTGCCGATGGGACGGTGCGGGGGTGGGACGTCCGCCGTCCCGGGACAGAAGCGGTCCAGATGTTTAAAAGTGACCCGTCGCACCTCTACTGCAGCTTCGACCTGAGCTGCAGCGACATGCTCCTGTGTGCCGGCACGGAGAAGGTCAGCGAGGACAGTTTTCTGGTGTTCTGGGACGCCAGGAAACCGGGCGGTGGGCTTCTGGGGTCGTACTGTGAGTCGCAcagtgatgacatcacacacgTGCGCTTCCACCCCAATGACAAAGACCGTCTGGCTTCTGGTTCCACAGACGGCCTGGTGAATGTTTTCGACCTGAGCCAGGgcgcggaggaggaggcgctgCTGGCCACGTGTAACGGCGTCTCGTCCACTGGATCCGTCTGCTGGTCCGGAGCAGGTTACACTCAGCTGCTGTGCCTCAGCCTGGACGAGGGGCTGCACCTGTGGGACCTGAGCCAGCTGGACACCGAGGAGCCCCTCGCCGTCTTCAGCACCTGCGACGCTCGCAGCCTGACGCTGCTGGAGGACGGGGGAGGCGTGGATTACCTGGTCGGGGGGACGTGGCTGGAGGAGACTCAGACGCTGCTGGTGCTCGGAGGGAAGAACAGCGGGGAGCTCCACCTGATGGAGTGCGACGACAGGGGGCTCCGCCTGCTGAGGAGCCTGAAGGGCGGCCACGCCTCCACCGTGCGCTGCTTCCTGTGGGACGCAGCGGAGGAGGCGCTGGTCACAGGCGGAGAGGACGCTCAGCTGTTGCTGTGGAAACCAGGAGGGGTGGAGCTCAAGGCGGGTAAAAGGGAATCAATGAAGAGCGAATCAGATTTCAGACTCAAATCCAGAgctcataaaaaacacaacttccagaaggagaagaagacgaagagCTGA